One region of Osmia lignaria lignaria isolate PbOS001 chromosome 7, iyOsmLign1, whole genome shotgun sequence genomic DNA includes:
- the LOC117611153 gene encoding chitobiosyldiphosphodolichol beta-mannosyltransferase, protein MLRIYLVCALLLILYIIRKLCIKILRKRKNVCVLVLGDLGRSPRMQYHVTSFVKEGFTVDFIGYPGALPLKEIRENPQIRIYYLSSPPSLENKLSLFLCYVIKTLWQSFNLLWILFYKHIPTHMLVQNPPAIPTIPICWLYCIIVDSHFTIDWHNYAFTLMGLSLTNDHLLVKFAKTIEMYCGSKAHDNFCVSQAMRKDLQLNWKIKAEVLYDRPTNEFHPISLKEKHMFLMKLSKKYNVFKGQKENTTIFTECTKNEIQLSSKRSGFIVSSTSWTEDEDFSILLNALEEYENMIVQGICNLPDLICAITGKGPLKEFYKSIIELKNWKHVTVITPWLENEDYPKMLASADLGICLHTSSSGLDLPMKVVDMFGCELPVCSYNFECLSELVNHEQNGMIFSSYKELTQQLRTWFENFPHNDAQQKLDKKFRKELHKFKEDQWHDNWISIVLPYFK, encoded by the exons ATGTTGAGAATTTATTTAGTTTGTGCACTTTTGTTAATCTTGtacataattagaaaattatgtataaaaatattgagAAAACGTAAAAATGTTTGCGTTCTTGTTCTTGGAGACTTAGGTAGAAGTCCTAGAATGCAATATCATGTAACATCATTTGTAAAAGAAGGTTTTACGGTAGATTTTATAGGTTATCCTGGTGCACTACCACTAAAAGAAATTAGAGAAAATCCTCAAATACGCATTTACTATCTTTCATCACCTCCCAGCCTAGAAAACA aattGTCACTCTTTTTGTGCTATGTTATAAAAACATTATGGCAAAGTTTTAATCTGTTAtggattttattttacaaacatATACCAACTCATATGCTGGTGCAAAATCCACCTGCAATACCAACAATCCCAATTTGTTGGTTGTACTGTATCATTGTGGATTCACATTTCACTATTGATTGGCATAATTATGCATTTACTCTTATGGGACTTAGTTTAACAAATGATCATTTGCTTGTAAAGTTTGCAAAAACTATTGAAATGTATTGTGGTTCGAAAGCACATGACAATTTCTGTGTTTCTCAGGCAATGAGAAAAGATTTACAACTAAATTGGAAAATCAA agCGGAAGTATTATATGATCGTCCAACAAATGAATTTCATCCGATATcgttaaaagaaaaacatatgtttttaatgaaactaagcaaaaaatataatgtatttAAAGGTCAAAAGGAAAATACAACTATATTTACAGAATGtacaaaaaatgaaatacagttATCTTCTAAAAGATCTGGTTTTATCGTGTCAAGCACAAGTTGGACTGAAGATGaagatttttcaatattattaaatgcATTGGAAG aatATGAAAACATGATTGTGCAAGGTATTTGTAATCTACCTGATTTAATTTGTGCAATAACTGGTAAAGGTccattaaaagaattttataaaagtataatagaattgaaaaattggaaaCACGTTACAGTTATAACGCCATGGTTGGAAAATGAAGATTATCCTAAAATGCTGG CTAGTGCAGATTTAGGTATTTGTCTTCACACATCGTCTAGTGGTTTGGACTTACCAATGAAAGTTGTTGATATGTTCGGATGTGAACTTCCAGTGTGTTCGTATAATTTTGAATG CTTATCAGAACTTGTTAATCATGAACAGAATGGAATGATTTTTTCAAGTTATAAAGAATTAACACAACAATTAAGAACATGGTTTGAAAATTTCCCTCATAATGATGCTCAACAGAAATTGGATAAAAAATTTCGGAAAGAACTGCATAAATTTAAAGAAGATCAATGGCATGATAATTGGATTTCTATTGTGTTACCTTATTTTAAATGA
- the LOC143305441 gene encoding LOW QUALITY PROTEIN: uncharacterized protein LOC143305441 (The sequence of the model RefSeq protein was modified relative to this genomic sequence to represent the inferred CDS: substituted 1 base at 1 genomic stop codon), which yields MIAKEYNFKRLYDTNHKTDYDQYVGKLREDKLSELKSILQKQQSVFTKSVGDNTAAVKERDSGWALSKIRHLMLNINKCNPMHAGCYTDIAKTIKDKRAVVNVAVDDDTSFVRSIVAALYPLHVNAHRPSSYPNYNTVLNLDGIAFPVTFNQIPKLERQNDVSINVYFWDLNMKKCVPLQLTTNKRFRHVNLLMLETPNHNVHHFVWIKSLSRLVSSQLSKKEHKTYICDRCLHYFCAEEKLLKHTKDCAKMNDCAIILSSNEDKXIKFDNFCHRERHPFIVYADFECLLKKVIGSINQGHCNAYQQHEAYSVGYYFHCSYNASVCEYRTYRGPDCAAWFVNELENLVRKIAPLFNTIVPMTNLTGDERENYMNATHCYICEKPFDIDKTKVHSNF from the exons ATGA TTGCTAaggaatataattttaaaaggcTCTATGACACAAATCATAAAACAGACTATGATCAATACGTTGGAAAACTTCGTGAAGACAAATTGTCGGAATTGAAATCAATTCTTCAAAAACAACAAAGTGTATTCACTAAATCTGTTGGAGATAATACAGCTGCTGTAAAA gaacgggacagCGGTTGGGCGTTATCGAAAATTcggcatttgatgttaaatatcaataaatgcaatccgatgcacgctggttgttacaccgacatagcAAAAACAATTaaggacaaaagagcggtagtaaatgtggcagttgacgatgatacaaGTTTTGTCAGATcaatagttgcagcattatatcccctCCATGTGAATGCACATCGACCATCATCATATCCCAACTAcaacaccgttttaaatttggatggCATCGCATTTCCAGTAACgtttaatcaaataccaaaattagagcgtcaaaacgatgtttcgataaacgtttatttctgggacttGAATATGAAAAAGTGTGTTCCGCTCCAACTTACCaccaacaaaagatttcgtcacgttaacctgctgatgcttgaaacccCCAACCATAATGTGCATCACTTTGTATGGATTAAAAGTCtgtcccggcttgtttcaagcCAGCTCAGTAAAAAGGAacataaaacttatatttgtgacag atgtcttcactacttttgtgcggaagaaaagttattgaaacatacgaaggattGCGCGAAGATGAACGACTGTGCAATCATTCTATCGTCAAATGAGGATAAAtgaataaagtttgataatttttgtcaccgagaacgtcatccattcatcgtgtacgccgatttcgaatgcttGCTTAAGAAGGTTATCGGCagcatcaatcaaggacactgcaatgcataccagcagcacgaagcatacagtgtgggatattattttcactgttcgtacaacgcatcggtgtgtgagtatcgcacgtatcggggtcctgactgtgctgcatggttcgtgaatgaacttgagaaccttgtaagaaaaattgcaccattatttaatacgattgtgcccatgacaaatttgacgggtgatgaaagagaaaattatatgaatgcaacgcattgttatatttgcgaaaaaccgttcgacatcgacaaaacaaaa gttcattcaaatttttaa
- the LOC117611154 gene encoding uncharacterized protein LOC117611154: protein MDVMKKDVNIQEMDVTKEDVNTQGMNVTKEDVNIQEMNVTKEDVNIQEMDVTKEDDTCSYNNHRIIHRSTSISPDRIINLPAKSRIRKLYRNEITAVKRKLSVSCYEQKRMQKRLVSLKNVLKDLQKKNLLTTEESDILQYLGADMVHTSSK, encoded by the exons ATGGATGTGATGAAAAAAGATGTAAACATACAAGAaatggatgtgacgaaagaagATGTAAACACACAAGGAATGAATGTGACGAAAGAAGATGTAAACATACAAGAAATGAATGTGACGAAAGAAGATGTAAACATACAAGAaatggatgtgacgaaagaagATGATACATGCTCATATAATAATCATCGAATAATACATCGTTCCACCAGTATATCACCTGATAGGATTATCAATTTACCAGCTAAGTCTAGAATTCGAAAATTATACAGAAATGAAATTACTGCTGTGAAAAGGAAGCTATCTGTAAGTTGTTATGAGCAAAAGAGAATGCAGAAAAGGCTGGTTTCTCTAAAGAATGTGTTAAAAGATCTACAGAAAAAGAATCTATTAACAACAGAAGAGAGTGACATACTTCAATATTTAGGTGCAG ACATGGTTCACACATCCAGCAAATAA